The Streptomyces sp. V3I7 genome segment CCGGAATCGCCGATCAGGCAGAGGGGCTGCGCCTTCTTCACCCACTCGGAGGTGGCCAGGGTGTGGATCACGGCGGGGTCGATGTTGGGGTTGGCGTCGAAGTCGAACTCCCTGACCGACTTCTGCCTCGGGAACGCGGCGGCCTTGATCCGGCGCTCGGAGCGACGCCGGGCCCTGTCGTCGCACTCGGCCAGCAACAGCTCGGCGAGGAAGGTGAGGTAGGACATCTGCTCGCGGGACGCCTGCTCGGCCAGGTCGGGGAACTTCGCGCGGATGGTGGGCAGCCGCAGCATGCGGCAGGCGCCGACCACGGCGGTCTCCGCCGCCTGTTCGCTCATCCGGTGACGGTTGGGAGTACTCACGGCAGCGACTCCTTCGGTGCGGCGGGACGACGGTGCAGCAGCTGGTCATAGACGGCCGGCGAGGGCAACGGCCGAAGGTCGGGCGGAAGGTGCGCGAGACGGCGCTGCGTCAACGAGGCCACGGAAGAGAGCTCTTGGGGCTGGACCGGGGTGGAGTCATCGTCGGCTTCGGCGGCCTTGCGGGCCTCCAGGGCGACGGCATCCGCGGTGAGGGCGCCCACCCGTAAGGATGCGGCGAGCCCTGCTACCAGGTGCTCGTGCGGGATGCGACGGTGCAACAGCAGCACTTCGATCAGGGCCTTCGTGCCGTCCTTGTCGCCGCGGGCCTTGCGGGCAGCGGACCACCACGCGTCGTGGATCGGGGTGAACCTGCCCGCTTGGCGGGCCTGTTCCAGCGCGGTCGCCCCGGGCAGGGCGCCCGGCTTGCGCAGCAACGTCTCCAGCTAGTGGTCGAGTTCGAGACGCTCGCCAGCCTTGGCGACCAGCCGCTCGTGGCGGGCGATCTCGGTGGCGCCGTCGTAGACGGCCAGCTCGTTGGCGTGCAGCACGATGCGGACCCGGCGCTCGATATAGCGGGCCGGCACCGAGTAGAAACCGGCGCGGGCCCAGACGCGGCTGTGCCGGTCCACCCGGGTCTCGATGACTTGTCCGGCGTCGAACGGCTCGGTGGGCAGCGGCGCCAGCAGCGGCTGTTCGACAGCGAAAGACTCACCGACCGTGCGCGGTCGCATCCGGATCCGGCGGGCCTCGTCCTCCTCGTCCTACCGCTCGACCAGCGTGTTCAGCTCAGCCAGCGAGCCGACCTCCGGGACGGGGACGAAGTGGTTGCGCCGGAAGCGGCCGATGTCACCCTCGACCCCACCCTTCTCGTGGGCGCCGACCAGGCCGGGGCGGCAGTAGAAACTGTCAACGCCGTAGTGCTCACGGAAGGCGAGCCACCGTGCACTCTCCTTGCGTTCCCGGGCGAACCCGATCACCTTGGCGACCGCCGCCTTCAAGTTGTCGTAGCGGACCTTGCCCCGGGGCACCCCGCCGAGCACGCTGAAGGCGTGGACGTGCCCCTCCAAGAACGCCTCCTGCCCGCTGGTGGCGAAGACGCGGTGCACCGCCTTGCCGGAGTACGACAATCGCAGGCTGAACAGGCTGCAGACCAGAGTCTGCCCGGCCAGGTGAACAGTAACGTCCCCGAAGTCGACCTCGGCTTCCTGCCCCGGATGGTGGGACTGCGGCACGAACACCTCCGCGCTGCCGCGTCCGGCCTCGGCCCGGATCTCGCCCCGGCGTACCGCAACATAGGCCCGGACGATGCCGTAGGAGATCCCGTCCGCATGATGCTCATCGACCAGACGATCAAAGACACGCTTGGCGGTGTGCTGCTGCTTGCGCGGGGCGTCCAGGTCCGCCCGCAGCATCTCGTCCACCAGCGACTTGAACGGATCGAGCCGGGTCGCCCGGGGCGGGAGCTTCTTCCGCGGCTGCGGCCACGCGGATTCCAACGCCTTCTGGACCGTGGGGTGTCCCACCCCGTACTTGCGCATCAGAGCGCGCTTGCCCAGCCCGGCACGATGGTCACGGCGGATCGCCGCGTACAGATCAGACCTCGACTTCGACGCCATCGGCGGCCCCCAGCGGTATGGAGCAACCTCATGCTCCCACCGCAAGCCCCCGACTGTTGCTGGAACTCATCAACACCGTTCCCCACGAACTCCCGGTGTTGCCCGCGCTGAACGACAACCGTTGCTGGAACTCGCCCACATACTCAGAGCGCAACACCGTGGAACGGTGCATCAACCGACTGCGGAACTGGCGCGGCATCGCGTTCCGCTTCGACAAGACCCGGAGAGCTACGAGGCCGGAGAACAGGTTTTGAGAACGAATCCGGGATCGGCGAGGTTCAGCGGCTCGTGATTGATCTTGCTCGTGCAAAGGGCCGTTTGTGAGACCGCTCGAAGACACCTCGATCGGAGTCCTATCGGTTGGCTAGACGCGGAGTGAGAACCTGACCTTCGGGGATGCCTGGGCTCCTGCTCGGTTGTAGAAGCGGATGGCGTCGGCGTTCCAGTCGGGCGTCTGCCATTGCACCTGTGCCGCGCCGAAGGCTTCTGCTGTGCGCTTCACGGCGTCGAGCAGTAAGCGCCCCCAGCCTTCCCCGCGGTGTGGCTCGGTAATGAACAGGCAGTCCAAGTGAAGGTAGTCAGCTGCCTGCCAGGTGGAGAATTCAAGTGAGCATGTTGCGTAACCGATGAGCTCTTCCCTGAGATCGGCCACGAAACACCAGGCCCTCGGATGGGTCGAGAACAAGGCGGACTCCAGGCGGGCCGCGAGGTCGGCAGGGACAGGCGCGGCGCGCTCGAACGCGGCATGGGCAGCGCACAGTCTCGCCACCGTAGGCAGGTCGGCCAGGATGGCTGGGCGGACCGTGCCGCCCAGCCGTGCGGTGTCCGTCAGCACGCGCAGGTGATGGAGCCGATCGGAGCGGTCAATGGGTCCGCCTCGCGCTGCTCGGTACCGGTCAGCGATTCGACCGGGAAGCCCTCGCGGATCCAGTATTCGATACCACCGATCATCTCCTTGACCCGGTAGCCGAGCTGGGCAAGGGCGAGTGCTGCGCGGGTGGCGCCGTCGCAGCCAGGCCCCCAGCAGTAGGTAATGACCGGGATCCGCGGGTCGAGCAGGCTTGCGGCTCGAGTCGGGATGTCGGCGGTGGGCAGGTGGACCGCGCCCGGCACATGACCTTGCTGCCAGCCGGCGCTCCCGCGCGAATCGACCAGAACGAACCCCGGGTCGCCGGAGTCGAGTGAGGCGCGGACGTCCGAGACGTCCGCCTGGAAGGCGAGGCGTGCGGCGAAGAAGGTAGCGGCTTCGGCGGGGGCCGCGGGCGGTACGTACAGCGCAGGGCTTGCAGCAGTGTTCGTCATGGATGAAACATTACGAAGCGTAGCCACACGCTGGAACGGGTGATCACCGGCATTCCATGGCCATGACCGGGGATACCGTGGTATGTCTCGTCTATGGCCGCTGATTCCGTTGACGAGACTGATATGCGCATCCTGGAAGCCCTGCAACAGGATGGGCGGGCCAGCTACGCCGAGTTGGCACGCACCGTGTCCATGTCGGCCAGTGCTGTCACCGAACGGGTACGGCGGCTGGAAGAAAGCGGTGTGATCCGCGGCTACTCAGTCGTCGTGGACCCGGAACGACTCGGACTCGGCATCCTGGCCTTCGTCCGCCTCCGCTACCCCACGGGCAACTACAAACCGTTCCACGATCTGATTGCGACCACGCCCGAGATCCTGGAAGCCCACCACGTCACCGGTGAGGACTGCTTCGTGCTCAAGGTCCTCGCTCGTTCCATGCGCCACCTGGAAACAACGACGGGCCGAATCGCCGGACTCGGCTCCGTCACGACCAGCGTCGTCTACTCCAGCCCACTCTCCGACCGCGCGATCACGACGATGACCTCATCGCCAGAGCGGCAAGATCGGGCGCATCGGCCTGCATGACGATCTTGTGGCCCATCGAGGCTGACGAGCTGACCCATGCCTGTGCTCGTCCGCGAACCGCACCACTACGGCGGGCATCACCGCCAGGCCCTCGGTGGGAAACACCCCGCGCATCGCCTCCTACAACACCGCGAACCCGAGCCGGTACCTCGGTCAACGATCGAGCCGGCCGCCGGCGACGCCGGGGCACCGGTTCTTCAGGATGCCGACCCGGCCGCACCCTCCGCCGCCGGTTCAGGAGTCCGCGTGTCGGGTGCGGTGCGAGGGCCGGGCACCATGGCCGCCGCGGCGAGGGCGAGGTGGGAGTTCATGTCCAGCTCGAACCGGTCGTAGGGGTTCACGTGCGTCCAGAACAGCGGGGACAGGGCCCGCCGGTCGGCATCGGTGAGTCGCATCGCGCCACGGGACACCGGTACGGACCCGGAACCGTATGCCGTCAATCAGCTGCCGCCGAGGCCAGACGGGCGGCCGCTCCGCCCTGGCCCCCTTCGGCAACAACGGCTCCAGCACCGCCCACTGCTCGTCCGTGAGATCCCCCCGACACATGAATCATGATCATTCACAATCCAAGATCCACTTTCGATGCACGGCCTAGTCGAGGTAGCCCAGCTCGGAGTCGGGTCGGCAGTGCATGCACGCGGGTACGCCGTCGGCGAGTCAGTGGAGGGCGTCGCTGCGGGTGATGCCGCGGGTCCGTTTGCCCGCCATGTGACAGCCGCCGACGTGCACCGCATTGGGGGGTGCGTCTCGGTTGAGGCCGATTTCGAGCAGCCAGTCTGGGGCGGGCGGTCGCTGCTCCTGCCCGTGCCGCTGCTCGACCTCGCGGCGCTCAAGGTCTGCGATCTGCTGCCACGCCCGGCCGAGGGTGAACTCCAGCCAGGTCTCCAGGGTGCGGAGACGTGGCAGGTCAGGCGGCAGATCGTTCACATGTTCGATAATAGGGGGATGTCAGTTCATCTGACTCACCCATCGACCGGATCCCGCGGAACCTGTAGCAGCGGGCACCCATCAACGACCATGCTGTCCGACTATGGGAAACCAGGCGCCGCGCAGCCCACTCAAGACAGCAGTGGCCGTAATCCTCGCGATCACGGCAGCAGCCGCGCCGGCCGCGTTGACCAACGTGTTCTCCTCCGACTGGCATCGCTTCGATGCGGCCACATCCACTGTCATTGCTGGGGTTACCTTCGCCATTTGGCAGAGCGTGAAGGAAGTGCGGTCCATCGAGCAGGTACGCGCGCGAGTTCACGAAGCCGAGCGAAGCGTTGAAGGCGCCCTCTCCGGACCCGCTGCCAGACCTGTAGGACGGTTGCCGCGCCCCTCATCCAGCCAGGACTCTGACGAACCTGGCCGCAACCGATCCGCTCACCCCGAGCAGAGCGAGGCGGAGACGGAAGCGCGCCGCGAGCGCCGCGACCTTGCGCTGGCCCGACTGTGGACGCTGACTCGGCGCCGCCTGGACCTCTACCACCAGATCGCCCCCAACCAGGCGAGACGGTCATTCATCAGTGCTCAAGTCTCAATAATTGTCGGCTTTGCCCTGCTACTGAACTTGATTGGGTGATGTCGGGTCATCAGCCTGACAGTTGGGTGTCGGGTCCGGTAGTTCTGGGTGGGTGAGATACGCGCAGGGTGGCGGGCTGACCGACGCCGGGAGGGCCGCGCGGGAGCGCATTCGGCTTCAGGCCGTGGACCGCTTCGAGCGTGGGGAGAAGAACAAGGACATCGCCGCTGCGTTACGGGTGTTGGAGCGGTCGGTGGAACGCTGGCGCAAGTCCTGGCGCGAGCAGGGGGAGGCCGGGGTTCGATCGAAGGGCTCGCCGGGGCGGCCGAGGCTGGGGCCGGTCCAGATAGAGCGGCTGGAGCGGGAGTTGGAGCGTGGTCCGCTCGCGCACGGCTGGCCGGACCAGCGGTGGGCCCTGGCGAGGATCAAGACGCTGATCGGCCGGCTGTTTCACGTCTCGTACACGGTCGAGGGCACCTGGCTGCTGTTGAGGCGGCACGGCTGGTCCTGGCAGCAGCCGGTCCGTCGCGCGATCGAGCGGGACGACGGCTCGGTGGAGCTGTGGAAGAAGGAGGTCTGGCCGCAGGTAAAAGAGAAGCGGCGGCCCGGGGTGCGTGGATCGCCTTTGAGGACGAGGCCGGGCAGTCGATGACGCCGCCGCGAGCCAGGACCTGGGGCCGGGTCGGCCGCACCCCGGTTGTGAGGGCCCGTAGCCGGGGAACTGGCCGTCTGTCGATGGTGGGCATGTGCTGCTTCAAGCCGGGGTCCAGGTCGAGGCTGATCTACGGGCTACGGGAGTACCGGGGCCGCAAGGACGAGCCGAAGGGCTTCGGATGGCGCGATTTCTGCCGTCTCCTCACGAGGGCCCACATCCAGCTCGGCGGCCCGATCGTGCTGGTCTGGGACAACGTCCGTCTCCATCTCACCTTCGGCATGCGGGAGTTCATCGACCGGAACTCCGACTGGCTGACCGTGTTCCAGCTACCCACCTACGCTCCGGACCTCAACCCGCAGGAAGGCATCTGGTCGCTCGTCAAACGCGAGATCGGCAACCTCGCCGCCGCGGAACTCACTCAGATCAGCCGAGCCGTGAAGCGTCGGCTCAAGAGGATCCAGTACCGCCCGGAACTGGTCGACGGCTGCCTAGCGGCCACGGGTCTGCTGTTGGAGGGCTGACGTGCTTCAGTCCTCCCAGTTCGCGTAGTCGCCCATCGCGACGTCGTCGCACAGGGTCTCCCATAGCCCGTTGTGTGCGAGTGCGGTGTCATCGAGGGAGGCCAGGAGCTCGCGAAGGTCGTCCGCCGCCTCTTGGAATCTGTCTTCCTCGCCTTCCTCGTAGAACGGGAAGCAGGCGATGGTGGCTGCGACGCACCGGTGGAAGGTTCCGAGGTCCCTGTTCACGTGATTGGCGGCCGCAGACTCGATCTTGGGGATGTGCACGACGCGATGCGAATCCACGTCGATGCCGAGTCGTCCGAGCAGGCCGCTGGTCCCGAAGACGACCAACCCGCTCTCGCCGATCCCGCCGAGGAGTGTCGCCTCGGTCAGCGGTTGGTACTCGTAACCAATCAGCCCTGCCGGGACGCCGACCTGTCGCAGATCGGTGGCGATCTCAGCGGGCACCTCTGGTGAACAGTCGATACGGACCACGGCGTACTGGGGCAACGGCAACGGCGGCAGGTCTCGAATCACGCGAACATCATCCTCGCGCTCTGGCCACGCCGGGAAGGCGTGAGCTGAGCCCGGCACGACCGAGCGGCAAGCCCCGACATCACGCATTCAAGTTCAGTAGTGGTGTTCGTGCTGCTGGCCCTGAAGGTGAGTAACACGGCCGGTGCCATTGTGACGGGCGGCCTCGGAGCCGTCGCCGCCGCGCTGGCGGGATTCATCAGCAAGACCTTCAAGAGTGCCCCGCTGGACGCGAAGGGGCTGGCGGCGCAGTTGCAGGAACTTCTGCCTGGCCAGGGTAGTGACAGGGGGCACAAGGCCGGTCATCCGACTTATCGACCGATCGGGCGAGCTGGCCGGACGAGGCGTAGCCGTCTGCCGTCCTGGCCCGATGATTGAAGTCCGCGAGAAGAGTTGGACGAGGACGGCTTCGAGGATGTCGTGAGCGAGGCGCCGCGCGTCGGCGACTACCAGGTGTCGACCCGCCGAGCGGCGCCCCCGAACCAGGCGAGCCGCTACTCCGCCGGGTCCTCCTGGGCGTGCCGTGCGGCCCTCTTCGCCGCCTGCTCCACCTCGTAGCGCGAGGCGGTCACATCATCGCGGGCCGCGTACTCGGTGACCGCGGCCTGGAAGGCGGTGGCCGCGTCGCGCCACGCGCGCCACTGCGCGTCATACGCCTCGCCGTCGAGGCCGGCGAGCTTGGCGCGCGCCTCTTCAGCGGATCGTTCCAGATTGATCAATTCGTCGGGGATGTCTGTCATGACCTGGGATTTTAAGCTGCACGGTGCGACTGGCTGACGATCACGCTTACCGTCCGATCGGGTACAGCCGCCGTCAACCTCCGCGCGCAGCTCCGTGGGGCCCGCTACGAAGATCACGTCCCGTTCGTGATCTCCGAGAGGATCCCCGAGTGCGTCTCGCCCGCACCACTGTCGCCGCGGCCGCCGTTGCCGTACTGCTCAGCCCCGCCACCGCCCACGCCGCCCCCACCGCTGGCCACGTTCCCGGTGAGACGGTCACCGCTCCCGTCCATGACGCCCTCGCCAGCCTGCCCGTCCGTACCGAGGACCGCACCGGCTACTCCCGCAACCTGTTCAAGCACTGGGTCGACGCCGACCGCGACGGCTGCAACACACGCGCGGAGGTCCTCCTGGAGGAAGCTGTCGTCGCCCCTGAACGGACCGGGACCTGCACGCTCGCCGGCGGTGAGTGGTACTCCGCGTACGACGACCGGTACATCGACGGCGCCCGTGGCCTCGACATCGACCACCTCGTCCCGCTCGCCGAGGCATGGGACTCCGGCGCCAGCGCCTGGTCGGCCGCCGAACGGGAGGCGTACGCCAACGATTTGGCTGACGCCCGAGCATTGATCGCCGTCTCCGCCACCAGCAACAGGAGCAAAGCTGACCAGGACCCGGCCACCTGGCTACCGCCGGCCGTCGGTTACCGGTGCCAGTACACCGCCGACTGGATCGCGGACAAGATGCGCTGGGGACTGAGTATCGACGCCGCCGAGCAAGCCGCGCTCACAAACATGCTGGCCGACTGCCCGGACGTACCCATCACCGTCACACTCGCTCGATAGCGCGGCGCAAGCTTGCGCCTCATGGACCGAGACGGGAGCGAGCTGTCTGACGAAGCAAAGCCGTTCTCCGCCACGGCTGCGGGAAGCGGCATGCGCGAACAGATCCACGAGGGAGTTCTTGCCACCCGATAGTGCACTCATCACCCACCGCCGTACCCTGCGCGCCGCCGAGGAGTACTGCACCCTCACCGCAGCCGAGCGGGAGGACTTCCTCGCTCATGCAGCAGGCCAGCTTGAGTAGGTGTTTTTCTTCCAGCCCGGAGCGGATCAAGGAGTTCCTCCCGAACCGCCCTAGCCCCACCGCATTTACCCGCCTTCGCCGACGCCACTTGGCTGACGGCCGGGAACCGCTGACGGCGTGAGGCATGTCTACTCGGCCGTTGATTCGCTCCGGGCTGGAAGAAAAACACCTACTCAGGGGTGATCTTGCCGCTTGTGCGTGGGCGTGTTGCCGCAGGGAGCTGCTACGGAGATCACGAACGCGTCGTGATCTGCGAGAGGGGTCCCGTGCGCCTTACCCGTGCCGCCGCCACAGCGGCCGCCTTCGCCCCCTGCTCATCTCCACCACCGCCCACGCTGCACCCGCTCAGCGGCATGCCCCGGGGAACACCCTCACTATGCCCGCCCGTGATGCCCTAGCCGCCCTCCCTGTCGCTGACGAGGACCGCACTGGCTACACCCGGGACAAGTTCCGCTACTGGATGGATGACTCTGTTCACGAGAACCGGCTCTGGCTCGCTTTTCGTGACGCGGTCACACACTGTTCAGTGACGTCGGCCGCTGAGATGATCACCGCTCACCCAAAGTTGAGGAGTCGAGGTCCCAGATGAGTAGCTGGTCGCCAGAGGTAGACGAGGTGTTGGAGGCGTCGGGATGGACGCCTGGACGGAAGGTGGACACGGCCCGCTGGCAGTCCATGTTCGAAGCGGTCGGCCTCGCCATGCACGATGCTGCGGAAGCCTTCCTGCAAGAGTTCGGCGGTTTGACTGTGAACCTCAGTGGGCCAGGGATCAGTTGTGCACGCACGCCGTTTGAGCTGGATCCCGAGCTGGCCTGGGGTGAGGAGGGCCGTTTCACGGGGTGGGGCGAAGCGATCGGGCGCCATCTGTACCCGCTCGGCGAGCTGGACGAAGGCCGGTTCTTCCTGGGCATCGATGAAGAGGGTGTGATCTATCTCGTCGAGACTTGGGTTGCCAGCTTCGGACCGATGCCTTACGCCATGGAGAACTTGGTTCTCGGCGTGGCTCCTCGCCGAATCGATGAGGTGGACGAGCCAGCGGGACAACCGTCCTGACGCCTCGGTCACCTGTAGAGAAGTACTCGCTTTCGGAGGAGCAGGAATCCGGCTCGGCCGAACATCTGCCGTTTGAGCATCTTAGGCCGGCTGAGGGCCCCGTTCACAGGGGCCCCGGAGCCGAAACCTGGGGGGCCTGGCGGCCGTCGCCGAGACTTGCACGGCAGTGGTCGCACTCACCCGATCGAGACTCCCGTTCGACCAATACCACTCAAGATCGGAACGACAACAGCCACTTAAACGTCCCGTCGACTGCAAAGCTGGCGGGACGTCACCAGCTCGTCGCCCAGGCGGATATGTGCCCCAGGCCGAGGCCGTCCGAAATCCTCCAGGGCGGCATTCTTTTAGGGCAGCACGGCCATTACGAGCCAGTACGGAGCGGAATACTCAGAGGGCTGCGCCTCGTTTATCCCCTTCCGAAGCGGCGGCGTTTGGCTGCCTTACTCCACCCTGGACGAGGATCTTTGTCGGTGCTCGATTGCGGCCGGGTGTCGGACTCGGGACGTCGGATCAGGGTGATGCCCTCGTGGTCGACAGGGTGCCATGCGTGGTCGTGGGTGCGGAAGGTGAAGCCCTGTTCGGAGTTGTCGGTATAAGTGAGAAGGGCGCGGCCTTGCCCGGCGTGCTGCTGGACTTCTGTCCACAGCAGGTCGCGGATCCTGGCGGAAGGGTTGCCGACGAAGACGCCGGCGGAGATCTCCAGCAGCCAGCGGGTGAGTAGGCCGCGCAGTCCGGCGGGGCAGTTCGTGAGGACGATGACGGTCACCAGGTGGCGTTTTCGTGGTCGTCGTAGTTGATGCCGGAGGCGATGTGGTGACCGCCATCGGTCTGGAGCGTGACCACGTCCCGGTCCGTCTCGGCAGCGGCGCGGGCAGTTGCTTCCGGGATGAGTAGACGTTTGATGTCGTCGACGCAACGGTTGAGCAGTGAGATCTCATTGATGCGGTCCCGCAGTGCGCGGCGGGTGCGAGGGCCAGGGTCTTCGTCGCTCTCGGCGGCGATGTCGAAGGCGAGGGGGATGCCGATTTCTGTCTTGTAGAGGTCGGCGATGTCCAGGACGAAGGAGAGTTCGTGGCCTGAGTGGACGAAGCCGAGGGCGGGGCTGCAGGCGAGGGATGTGACGACGGCGTGGGCGATGCCGTACATGCACTGAGCGGCGGCAGTGATGGACTGGTTGACGGTATCGCCGGCGGTGAAGTCACCGGGAGAGTAGCGGCGGCCGCGCCAGGGCACGCCGGTGCGGGCGGCTTGAGCGCGGTAGCAGTCCTTGACGCGGCGGCCTTCGCGGCCGAGGAGTTCTTGCCGGGTCAGGCTGGTGGGGTCCTCGTCGGGGAAGCGCATCCGGTACATGTCGCGGGCGACAGCGAGGCGTTGGCGGGGGTTGGCCCACTGGCGGGCCTGGGCTTCCATGAGTGCGGAGGAGCGGCTGAGGGCGCGACCGGAGGCGTAGTAGCGGACGCCGTGTTCTCCGACCCAGCAGACGGCGGCGCCGGTTTCACCCAGGACGCTCATGGCTTGATGGGTGACGCGTGTTCCGGGGCCGAGAAGGAGGGTGCCGATGGTCGCCGAGGGGATGTGGGTGGTGCCTTCGGCGTCCTGGGCGGTGATGGCGTTGGCTTCGCGGTGAACGGTGCAGCGTTCCAGGTAGATGAAGGAGAGACGGTCGCTGGTACGGGTGAGTTGTCTCGGGGTCGGCGCGGGGCGCTGGGACACGCTGGTCATGGTGTCGGCCGGGGGGGTTGGTTGATCGGGGCGAGGGTGAGGAGGCCGCAGCCGTAGGCGCGGGCGCGCCCGATGCCCTGGGTGAGTGCGCGTCGCAGGGCGGTGGGGTCGGTAACCTCCAGGCGGCCGTCGAAGGTGACGGTGACGACCGTGACAGGTTTGCCGCGGCGTTTGCCGTCGTGGCCGCGGGACTTGTCGAAGGACAGGGGGCGCATGTCGCTGACCGCGAGTTCATGGCGGTCGCCTTGCGCCGCGCCTCCAGGGGCGGTGCTGTCGGGCAGGAGGCGCTCGCTGTCGGGTTTCTGGAGGATGCGGAAGCCGCAGCGTGCCTGGCGGTCGGGGTCGAGGAGCCAGCCCCTCTGGTGGGTGGGGGTGAGGTGGGCGGTGATCTTCTTGGGTTCGTCGTCGGTGCGGCGGATGGTATGGACCGGGTTCGCGGTGAGGCGGAAGCCCCAGTGCTGCCCGGTGGTCAGGCGGTCGAGGAACGGCTTGTAGGAACGGGTGTGCCAGCCCGGATTCTCCGGGTCTGCCACGGCAGGCCAGCCAGCCTGTTCGACGAGGTGGGTCATGTCTGGGCGGTCGGGGCTGACGACATACAGCAGGACCTCGGCCCGCGCTTTCTGCTCCAGGCGCCACAGGACGCGAGGGCTTTCGGGTGCGGGCAGGTCGCTGGGGAGCAAGGACGGGAAGGAGGACATGACGGCGGCGTGCAGGGCCTGCGGTGAGGACAGGAGGCGGCGTGCGGCGGGGCGCCCGGTGTTGACGCGGAAGCGGGAGAGGTACATCAGACGGTTTCTCCGTCCAGGAGCTCCGGATCGTCGATGAGTGCGGTGAAGGGGTCGTGGTCGGGGATGTGTTCGCCCGCGGCAGCCGGGACCGGGACCGCATCGGTGACGACGGTGCGCAGGGTGTGGCGTCGGTGTGCGGCGGAGAAGCTGAGGGGCTGGTCGGTCAATGTGTCGGCGGGGTTCTTCTCGTCCGCACCTTTCTCCCTGAGCACGGTCAGCCGGCCGGGTGGGTGGTTGCGGTGGCGTCGGCGGTACCAGGGGGAGGCTTGCCAGGGTAGGTCGCGCAGGACGTCCTCGAGGCAGGTGTGCTCGCGCAAGTGCGGTTCGAGCGGGGCGGCCGGCGGGCAGGAGCGGCGGCCGAGGAACGGGAGGTAGACGGGGTTGCGCAGTGCGGTGTGGAGGCGGCTGAGCAGAGCGGGATCGCCTTCGACGGCGGCGACGAAGACGGCGTCGGCGAGATAGTAACGCTCCGACAGGGGCATGGACTTGCCGGTGACGCCGTGGTGGGCTGTGTGGAAGTCTCGTAGCAGGGTGCCGGGTTGGTCGATGCGAACGCCGAATCGCAAGTGGGTGAGGGGGGCGAGGCTGTCGTCGTCCTCACGGTCGATACCGGCCGCGGCGGCGAGCAGTCCGATGACGCCGCTCTTGGTGGGGGCGGTCTCGGTGGTGCGGCGGGTGAAGCGGGAGGAGGCCCCCCAGGACTGCAGGGGGCCTGCCAGCCGCAGTGCGAGAACACTGGCGGAACTGCTCATGCGGGGTTCCCCAGGCGTTCGGTCACGGCGTGGCCGATGGCGCTGACCAGGTCGCGCAGGGATTCGGCCTCGCTGCCGAGATCGGCGATCTTCTGTGTGTTCGGTCCGACCCTGAGGACCCAGGTGTGGGTGGTG includes the following:
- a CDS encoding transposase, with the protein product MTPPRARTWGRVGRTPVVRARSRGTGRLSMVGMCCFKPGSRSRLIYGLREYRGRKDEPKGFGWRDFCRLLTRAHIQLGGPIVLVWDNVRLHLTFGMREFIDRNSDWLTVFQLPTYAPDLNPQEGIWSLVKREIGNLAAAELTQISRAVKRRLKRIQYRPELVDGCLAATGLLLEG
- a CDS encoding rhodanese-like domain-containing protein, which encodes MTNTAASPALYVPPAAPAEAATFFAARLAFQADVSDVRASLDSGDPGFVLVDSRGSAGWQQGHVPGAVHLPTADIPTRAASLLDPRIPVITYCWGPGCDGATRAALALAQLGYRVKEMIGGIEYWIREGFPVESLTGTEQREADPLTAPIGSITCAC
- a CDS encoding SUKH-4 family immunity protein, with the translated sequence MIRDLPPLPLPQYAVVRIDCSPEVPAEIATDLRQVGVPAGLIGYEYQPLTEATLLGGIGESGLVVFGTSGLLGRLGIDVDSHRVVHIPKIESAAANHVNRDLGTFHRCVAATIACFPFYEEGEEDRFQEAADDLRELLASLDDTALAHNGLWETLCDDVAMGDYANWED
- a CDS encoding GNAT family N-acetyltransferase, yielding MLTDTARLGGTVRPAILADLPTVARLCAAHAAFERAAPVPADLAARLESALFSTHPRAWCFVADLREELIGYATCSLEFSTWQAADYLHLDCLFITEPHRGEGWGRLLLDAVKRTAEAFGAAQVQWQTPDWNADAIRFYNRAGAQASPKVRFSLRV
- a CDS encoding Lrp/AsnC family transcriptional regulator — translated: MAADSVDETDMRILEALQQDGRASYAELARTVSMSASAVTERVRRLEESGVIRGYSVVVDPERLGLGILAFVRLRYPTGNYKPFHDLIATTPEILEAHHVTGEDCFVLKVLARSMRHLETTTGRIAGLGSVTTSVVYSSPLSDRAITTMTSSPERQDRAHRPA
- a CDS encoding DUF6233 domain-containing protein; translated protein: MNDLPPDLPRLRTLETWLEFTLGRAWQQIADLERREVEQRHGQEQRPPAPDWLLEIGLNRDAPPNAVHVGGCHMAGKRTRGITRSDALH
- a CDS encoding SUKH-3 domain-containing protein, coding for MSSWSPEVDEVLEASGWTPGRKVDTARWQSMFEAVGLAMHDAAEAFLQEFGGLTVNLSGPGISCARTPFELDPELAWGEEGRFTGWGEAIGRHLYPLGELDEGRFFLGIDEEGVIYLVETWVASFGPMPYAMENLVLGVAPRRIDEVDEPAGQPS
- a CDS encoding winged helix-turn-helix domain-containing protein, translated to MRYAQGGGLTDAGRAARERIRLQAVDRFERGEKNKDIAAALRVLERSVERWRKSWREQGEAGVRSKGSPGRPRLGPVQIERLERELERGPLAHGWPDQRWALARIKTLIGRLFHVSYTVEGTWLLLRRHGWSWQQPVRRAIERDDGSVELWKKEVWPQVKEKRRPGVRGSPLRTRPGSR
- the cas2e gene encoding type I-E CRISPR-associated endoribonuclease Cas2e translates to MTVIVLTNCPAGLRGLLTRWLLEISAGVFVGNPSARIRDLLWTEVQQHAGQGRALLTYTDNSEQGFTFRTHDHAWHPVDHEGITLIRRPESDTRPQSSTDKDPRPGWSKAAKRRRFGRG
- the cas1e gene encoding type I-E CRISPR-associated endonuclease Cas1e, with product MTSVSQRPAPTPRQLTRTSDRLSFIYLERCTVHREANAITAQDAEGTTHIPSATIGTLLLGPGTRVTHQAMSVLGETGAAVCWVGEHGVRYYASGRALSRSSALMEAQARQWANPRQRLAVARDMYRMRFPDEDPTSLTRQELLGREGRRVKDCYRAQAARTGVPWRGRRYSPGDFTAGDTVNQSITAAAQCMYGIAHAVVTSLACSPALGFVHSGHELSFVLDIADLYKTEIGIPLAFDIAAESDEDPGPRTRRALRDRINEISLLNRCVDDIKRLLIPEATARAAAETDRDVVTLQTDGGHHIASGINYDDHENATW
- a CDS encoding HNH endonuclease family protein, encoding MRLARTTVAAAAVAVLLSPATAHAAPTAGHVPGETVTAPVHDALASLPVRTEDRTGYSRNLFKHWVDADRDGCNTRAEVLLEEAVVAPERTGTCTLAGGEWYSAYDDRYIDGARGLDIDHLVPLAEAWDSGASAWSAAEREAYANDLADARALIAVSATSNRSKADQDPATWLPPAVGYRCQYTADWIADKMRWGLSIDAAEQAALTNMLADCPDVPITVTLAR